In Nocardia sp. NBC_00403, one DNA window encodes the following:
- a CDS encoding succinic semialdehyde dehydrogenase, giving the protein MTTAPQLAPADALPESLVQPLLAHAVAGGAPSVEVFAPATGRKIADLPQSSTADIETAFATAREAQRGWAQRPVRERIAVLRRFHDIVLAEQSTILDIVQTEAGKSRAHAFDEVGDVAVNARYYASVAAKLLANRKPRGVLPVLTQVDVRHRPKGVVAVISPWNYPLALAASDALPALVAGNAVVARPDNQTALTALWAIDAAERAGLPRGLWQAVLGRGSVIGGEVIARADYVDYTGSSATGRTIAKQAGERLIGYSLELGGKNPLLVLADADVSRAAKIAIRACFASAGQLCESMERIYVHDKVYDQFVTEFVEHVRALELGAELDFGSDMGSLTFQRQLDTVSAHVDDAVAKGATVLAGGRTRPDLGPYFYEPTVLADVRPGMTVYREETFGPVVSIYRVGSDDEAIEQANDTAYGLNASVWTRDAARGRQVAARINAGSVNVNEGFIAAWGSADAPSGGLGISGTGRRHGPEGLLKYIDTQTIAVQRVLPIAPLPGMSEELWAKTMTLYFGVMKTLRQK; this is encoded by the coding sequence ATGACGACCGCCCCACAGCTGGCTCCCGCCGATGCGCTGCCGGAGTCGCTGGTACAGCCATTGCTCGCACATGCTGTCGCGGGCGGTGCGCCCTCGGTCGAGGTGTTCGCACCCGCCACCGGCCGCAAGATCGCCGATCTGCCGCAGTCCTCCACCGCCGACATCGAGACCGCGTTCGCGACGGCCCGTGAGGCCCAGCGAGGGTGGGCGCAGCGTCCGGTGCGCGAGCGGATCGCGGTACTGCGCCGGTTCCACGACATCGTGCTCGCCGAGCAGAGCACCATCCTCGACATCGTGCAGACGGAGGCGGGCAAGTCCCGTGCGCATGCCTTCGACGAGGTCGGCGACGTCGCGGTGAACGCCCGGTATTACGCGTCGGTGGCCGCGAAGCTGCTGGCCAACCGCAAGCCGCGCGGTGTGCTTCCAGTCCTGACGCAGGTCGATGTGCGGCACCGCCCCAAGGGCGTTGTCGCGGTGATCTCGCCCTGGAACTATCCCTTGGCCTTGGCCGCCTCCGATGCACTCCCCGCCCTCGTCGCGGGTAATGCCGTGGTCGCGCGTCCGGACAACCAGACCGCGCTCACCGCGCTGTGGGCCATCGACGCCGCCGAGCGGGCCGGTCTGCCGCGCGGGCTCTGGCAAGCTGTGCTCGGCCGTGGCTCCGTGATCGGCGGCGAGGTGATCGCACGCGCCGACTACGTCGATTACACCGGTTCCAGTGCGACCGGACGCACCATCGCCAAGCAGGCGGGTGAACGGCTGATCGGATACTCCCTCGAGCTCGGCGGCAAGAACCCGCTGCTGGTGCTCGCCGACGCCGATGTCTCCCGGGCCGCCAAGATCGCGATTCGCGCCTGCTTCGCCTCGGCGGGGCAGCTGTGTGAATCAATGGAGCGAATCTACGTGCACGACAAGGTCTACGACCAATTCGTGACGGAGTTCGTCGAGCACGTCCGCGCGCTCGAGCTCGGCGCGGAACTGGACTTCGGCAGCGACATGGGCTCCTTGACCTTCCAGCGTCAATTGGACACCGTCAGCGCGCACGTCGATGATGCGGTGGCCAAGGGCGCGACGGTGCTGGCAGGTGGCCGCACGCGGCCGGATCTCGGCCCCTACTTCTACGAGCCGACCGTGCTCGCCGATGTCCGCCCCGGCATGACCGTGTACCGCGAGGAGACCTTCGGCCCCGTCGTCTCGATCTATCGGGTCGGCAGTGACGACGAGGCCATCGAGCAGGCCAACGACACCGCCTACGGTCTCAACGCCAGCGTTTGGACCAGGGACGCCGCCCGCGGCCGACAGGTGGCCGCGCGCATCAATGCCGGATCGGTGAATGTCAACGAAGGTTTCATCGCGGCATGGGGCAGCGCTGATGCACCGTCGGGCGGCCTCGGTATCTCCGGGACCGGCCGCAGGCACGGCCCGGAGGGCTTGCTGAAGTACATCGATACCCAAACCATCGCCGTGCAGCGGGTGCTGCCCATCGCGCCGCTGCCCGGCATGTCCGAAGAGTTGTGGGCGAAGACGATGACGCTCTACTTCGGGGTCATGAAAACACTGCGCCAGAAGTAA
- a CDS encoding SDR family oxidoreductase, translated as MKLDTVAGKKVLVTGAAMGLGRLFAERAVREGAAAVVLWDVNEVGLKDTAAELTALGGNVHEYVVDVASEDAIVEAAAAVRNEVGDIDILVNNAGIVRGNGYFWETTNRADIDKTMAINSLAPMYITLEFLPAMVAGKGQARVLNIASSAGLVSNPRMSVYAASKWAALGWSDSVRIELEQAGHEHVKVTTVCPTYINTGMFDGAKGFLFTPILEQDEVVDTSWREMKAGNPLVILPWTSRLNKAISGLLPIKLRDLFLNTVGVYHSMDEFTGRNK; from the coding sequence ATGAAATTGGACACGGTCGCAGGTAAGAAGGTTCTCGTCACGGGTGCGGCAATGGGCCTCGGCAGGCTGTTCGCCGAGCGAGCCGTCCGGGAGGGTGCTGCGGCGGTGGTGCTGTGGGATGTCAACGAGGTCGGGTTGAAGGACACCGCCGCCGAACTCACCGCGCTCGGCGGCAATGTCCACGAGTATGTCGTCGATGTGGCCTCCGAGGATGCCATCGTCGAAGCCGCCGCCGCGGTGCGCAACGAGGTCGGCGATATCGACATCCTGGTCAACAATGCAGGGATTGTCCGCGGCAACGGCTACTTCTGGGAAACCACGAATCGCGCCGATATCGACAAGACGATGGCGATCAATTCCCTTGCCCCCATGTACATCACGCTCGAGTTCTTGCCCGCGATGGTCGCGGGCAAGGGCCAGGCACGGGTGTTGAATATCGCCTCGTCGGCGGGACTGGTGTCGAACCCTCGGATGAGCGTCTACGCCGCGTCCAAGTGGGCGGCACTCGGCTGGTCGGACTCGGTGCGTATCGAGCTCGAGCAGGCAGGTCACGAGCACGTGAAGGTCACGACGGTCTGTCCGACTTACATCAACACCGGAATGTTCGACGGCGCGAAAGGCTTCCTGTTCACGCCGATCCTCGAGCAAGACGAGGTGGTCGACACCTCATGGCGTGAGATGAAGGCGGGCAACCCGTTGGTAATCCTCCCGTGGACCTCTCGGCTCAACAAGGCGATCTCCGGTCTGCTGCCGATCAAATTGCGCGACCTGTTCCTCAACACCGTTGGTGTGTACCACTCCATGGATGAATTCACCGGCCGCAACAAGTAA
- a CDS encoding putative protein N(5)-glutamine methyltransferase: MSTESTDLVVRLRAAGCVFAEEEAALLAAAAAETGADLERLVAQRVSGMPLEYLLGWAEFHGLRVAVAPGVFVPRQRTGFLVDEAAELARAHERPVVVDLCCGSGALGLALATTLADAGLSIELAAADIEPAAVECARRNLAPIGAAVYEGDLFEPLPRELRGCIDILLANTPYVPSEKIAQMPPEARDYEPRSALDGGPDGLDIFRRVVEAAESWLAPGGHLLVESSAAQAPTATAVLIDHGFAARTAESEDFYATVVIGTKP; this comes from the coding sequence ATGTCAACGGAAAGTACCGACCTGGTGGTGCGGCTGCGGGCGGCCGGCTGCGTGTTCGCCGAGGAGGAGGCCGCGCTACTGGCCGCGGCGGCCGCCGAGACAGGTGCGGACCTGGAGCGATTGGTCGCTCAACGGGTGTCGGGCATGCCGTTGGAGTATCTGCTCGGCTGGGCCGAATTCCATGGCCTGCGCGTCGCGGTGGCACCGGGGGTGTTCGTGCCTCGGCAACGCACCGGCTTCCTAGTCGACGAGGCCGCCGAGCTCGCTCGCGCACACGAACGCCCCGTGGTCGTCGACTTGTGCTGCGGCTCCGGCGCGTTGGGGCTGGCGTTGGCGACAACACTGGCCGACGCGGGTCTGTCGATCGAACTTGCCGCCGCCGACATCGAGCCTGCCGCGGTCGAATGCGCCCGGCGCAACCTCGCGCCGATCGGTGCAGCAGTGTATGAGGGCGACCTCTTCGAGCCACTTCCCCGCGAACTGCGTGGCTGCATCGACATCCTGCTCGCGAACACCCCCTACGTCCCGTCCGAGAAGATCGCCCAGATGCCTCCCGAGGCACGCGACTACGAGCCACGCTCAGCACTCGACGGCGGCCCCGACGGCCTCGACATCTTCCGCCGCGTCGTCGAAGCCGCCGAATCGTGGCTGGCCCCCGGCGGCCACCTCCTCGTCGAATCCAGCGCAGCCCAAGCGCCGACTGCCACCGCCGTCCTGATCGACCACGGATTCGCCGCCCGCACAGCAGAATCCGAAGACTTCTACGCCACCGTCGTCATCGGCACCAAACCATAG
- a CDS encoding YdcF family protein has translation MKISRHWKTLIATLFAAVTITGLAGAPAEAAPDIDALYNSAQRNFTNGNDAAGRAELRELLGANPTDAEALSLQAIWSHYAGDLLALADAMARLSAVDPGLAQGTTNVLGAITAAVGTLPNPLPAIVGPQTGIVALGYGLLPDGALRPELVNRLTATWLQAVASPFSPVIVTGGNPQNGITEADAMRNWLVGKGLPADRVHVERRAGSTVQNALFSTTMLRDLGASSAVVVTSPNHIRRAVADFIVAGTRVVGATTSLEQLVSQLPPPAKQGQRGIYLDATRTFQLATAR, from the coding sequence GTGAAGATCTCGAGGCATTGGAAAACCCTGATCGCGACCTTGTTCGCGGCGGTCACCATCACCGGTCTCGCCGGGGCGCCCGCCGAGGCCGCCCCGGACATCGACGCCCTCTACAACTCCGCCCAGCGCAACTTCACCAACGGCAACGACGCCGCGGGCCGTGCCGAGCTGCGCGAACTGCTCGGCGCGAACCCCACCGACGCCGAGGCGCTGTCGTTGCAGGCCATCTGGTCCCACTACGCGGGAGATCTGCTCGCACTCGCCGACGCCATGGCGCGCCTCTCCGCCGTGGATCCGGGGCTGGCGCAGGGCACCACCAACGTGCTCGGCGCGATCACCGCCGCCGTGGGCACCCTGCCGAATCCGCTGCCTGCCATTGTCGGCCCGCAAACCGGAATCGTCGCGCTCGGCTACGGCCTGCTGCCCGACGGCGCGTTGCGCCCCGAGCTGGTGAACCGGCTGACCGCGACGTGGTTGCAGGCCGTCGCCTCGCCGTTCTCACCGGTCATCGTCACCGGCGGCAACCCGCAGAACGGCATCACCGAAGCCGACGCGATGCGCAACTGGCTGGTCGGTAAGGGCTTGCCCGCAGACCGCGTCCATGTCGAAAGGCGGGCGGGCTCCACGGTGCAGAACGCCTTGTTCAGCACCACGATGCTGCGTGATCTCGGCGCGAGCAGCGCGGTGGTGGTCACCTCCCCCAATCACATTCGCCGCGCCGTGGCCGACTTCATCGTCGCTGGAACCCGCGTGGTCGGCGCCACCACCTCGCTGGAACAACTGGTTTCCCAACTCCCGCCGCCCGCCAAGCAGGGTCAGCGCGGGATCTACCTCGACGCCACCCGCACGTTCCAGCTAGCGACCGCGCGCTAG
- a CDS encoding bifunctional 5,10-methylenetetrahydrofolate dehydrogenase/5,10-methenyltetrahydrofolate cyclohydrolase: MDTVSLSGKELAAAINADTKARAATLATGGPAPRLALVVANDDPASAWYVNSLRKAAERLGITCDTVELGADASAEAIRAELTARSADSATDAIMLQTPLPAGIGLDDVSSSIAATKDVDGVSPLSLGLLASNLGGFVPATSEAVVELLKHHEIPLAGRHVAIVGRSNIVGKPLAQLLLAENATVTVAHSRTTDLPSVTSAADIVVAAAGRIDLVTAKHIGEAAVVVDVGTNEAPDGKIVGDVEADSVRGKAAALSPVPGGVGPVTTALLMRHVVTAAENARRA, translated from the coding sequence GTGGATACCGTTTCGCTGTCCGGCAAGGAACTCGCCGCCGCCATCAACGCCGACACCAAGGCGCGCGCCGCCACGCTGGCTACGGGCGGACCCGCCCCGCGGCTGGCCCTGGTCGTCGCCAACGACGACCCGGCGAGCGCCTGGTATGTGAACTCGCTGCGCAAGGCTGCCGAGCGACTCGGAATCACGTGCGACACGGTCGAACTCGGCGCCGACGCGAGCGCCGAGGCAATCCGCGCCGAGCTCACCGCGCGCAGCGCGGACTCCGCCACCGACGCGATCATGCTGCAGACACCGCTGCCCGCCGGTATCGGCCTCGACGACGTCAGCTCCTCGATCGCCGCGACGAAGGACGTCGACGGTGTCAGCCCGCTGTCACTCGGCCTGCTCGCCAGCAATCTCGGCGGTTTCGTCCCCGCCACGTCCGAGGCCGTCGTCGAACTGCTGAAGCATCACGAAATCCCCCTCGCCGGTCGACATGTCGCGATCGTCGGCCGCTCCAACATCGTCGGCAAGCCCTTGGCTCAGCTGCTACTCGCCGAAAACGCCACCGTTACCGTTGCTCACTCGCGCACCACCGACCTCCCCTCGGTGACCTCTGCCGCCGACATCGTCGTCGCCGCCGCGGGACGCATCGACCTCGTCACCGCCAAACACATCGGCGAAGCTGCGGTGGTCGTCGACGTCGGCACCAATGAAGCCCCCGACGGCAAGATCGTCGGCGACGTCGAAGCGGATTCCGTGCGCGGTAAGGCGGCTGCCCTCAGCCCCGTCCCCGGCGGAGTCGGCCCCGTTACCACCGCCCTCCTGATGCGCCACGTCGTCACCGCGGCCGAAAACGCCCGCCGCGCCTGA